ATGGAGACCATCGGAGCGCTGACCGAACAGAGCAACATTGAGATGCTCGATCTCACTCAGGCGAAGGCGCCCGCGAGCGCACGGCTCGCGGCTGTGACCCGGTACGCGGAGTCGCTCAGTGTGCCGGCTGGGGAGCTGAACACTGTCACTGCGGCCTTTTCAGAGCGGATGGCGACCTTGGACAGCGGGGTGAGGGCCGCTCTCGGTCTCATCGAGGTAACTCCGCCCGACGAGCGTGGCGAGGGAACGGAGGATTTCCTGGAGCAACTCATGTCCTTGGACGAGTCCGCTCAAGCCGGGCTGTCGCAGGTCGCCTTCTTGGGTACGTCCGCGAGCGGCATGGTCCGTGTGAGTCGGTACCTCCGCAATCCGGTGAAGGACATCTCTGCCGCGGTGAAGCGGTTGACGTCCGCCATCACGTGCATGGGGGAGTGGGCGGGCAAAGCCCGCGCTCTGGCGCAGGGCACCACCGAGTGAAGCTGCCCCGGCGGGAACCCGGACCTCTGAGGTCCGGGTTCTGTGATGCTACGGCGCTGTCTGGCCGCGCGTCACCACGGACACTGGCCGTGATTGATGCGAGAGTGAAGACTCCCCCGGACTGGCCATGGCTCGCCATGGCCCCTTTCGTTGGGAGATGCAAGAGCAAACGACCGACACTGCTTGAGTGCCGTCGACAGACCTAGAGCCAATCCCGCCGCTTGAAAATGAAGTACAGACTCACGCACACCACCGCCATCAGCAGAATCGCGAACGGATACCCCGCCGCCCACTTCAGCTCCGGCATGGTCTCGAAGTTCATCCCGTAGATCGTGCCGACCAGCGTCGGCGCGAACAGGATCGCCGCCCACGACGAGATCTTCTTGATCTCCTCATTCTGTTCGAAGCCTGCCTCCGCCAGCGCTCGCATCTCTGCGTTCTGCTGCTGGGTCACCAGCGTCGCGTTGACCGTGAGGATGTCGGCCAGGGCCTGGCGGAAGCCGTCGGCGCGTTCGCTGGTGTGAGTGACGTGGTCGGCTACGTCCCGTAGGTAGCGCTGGAGTTCCTCGTCCGTGCCGTACTTCGCGAAGCCTGCCATCAAGGAGTGCAGCATGCCGACCAGGGGGCGTGTCGCGCGTTGGAACTCGACCATTTCGCGGGAGAGTTCGTAGATGCGGCGGGAGACCTCCGGCTCGCCGCGGAAGACCTCCGTCTCGATCTCGTCGATGTCGTTCTGGACGCCCGCGACGACCGGGACGTAGCCGTCCACCACCGCGTCGAGGATCGCGTAGAGCACCGCCTCCGGGCCCAGCTTGAGGAGGTCGGGGCTCTCCTCCATGCGGCGGCGGACTCCGGACAGGTCGGGGGCTGCGCTGTGGCGGACCGTGATGACGAAGTCTGGGCCCACGAATACGTGCAGTTCGCCGAAGTCGACCTCTTCGGGGGCGTCGAGGTAGCGGGCCGCGCGGAGGACGACGAAGAGCGTGTCGCCGTAGCGCTCCAGCTTCGGGCGCTGGTGGGCCTCCATCGCGTCCTCCAGGGCCAGCTCGTGGAGGTCGAACTCGGCGGCCAGGGTGAGGAGCTCCGCCTCCGTCGGGCGGGCGAGACCGATCCACGCCATGCCGTCCGGCTGCTCTCGCAGTTCGCGGAACGTGTCCGCCAGGGAGGTGGGCGTCGCCACGCGGACCCCGTCGCGGTACAGGGCCGCCTCGACGATTCCGGCCGCGGGGGAGTGTGCTGCGGTTGG
The sequence above is a segment of the Streptomyces sp. Je 1-369 genome. Coding sequences within it:
- a CDS encoding magnesium and cobalt transport protein CorA, whose protein sequence is MPERRARPEPTANGKKHTWRRGTRPADPPPIKTTSRPVVDAPPTAAHSPAAGIVEAALYRDGVRVATPTSLADTFRELREQPDGMAWIGLARPTEAELLTLAAEFDLHELALEDAMEAHQRPKLERYGDTLFVVLRAARYLDAPEEVDFGELHVFVGPDFVITVRHSAAPDLSGVRRRMEESPDLLKLGPEAVLYAILDAVVDGYVPVVAGVQNDIDEIETEVFRGEPEVSRRIYELSREMVEFQRATRPLVGMLHSLMAGFAKYGTDEELQRYLRDVADHVTHTSERADGFRQALADILTVNATLVTQQQNAEMRALAEAGFEQNEEIKKISSWAAILFAPTLVGTIYGMNFETMPELKWAAGYPFAILLMAVVCVSLYFIFKRRDWL